From the Pseudodesulfovibrio alkaliphilus genome, one window contains:
- a CDS encoding tetratricopeptide repeat protein encodes MKRFAIIVAVFVFSLQGMMTPCFGQSSASGSFEGWLERYGAWDRLEREYATESDDSPEVILKRAEVYLNLNTPSKTLEIIEMTPAFASNATESDRLWLGGRAHRAMGDLTKAVLWFSQSAAIAPDKGASTRRFKTEPGLESVWMDVWLKRFWTYRANFTLARDAQRDTLRRIQEIGSEVWGGSYWTSAAAALSASDQPGLSAPDTGADTPNAQPVVSTADTDAVATALALASLEKFDDARVAVATVSRDEVRAFWRMLIDFLESGDLPSDIALFDESNSLKARAFWEGNMLAHFSVSRSGWLLGNPESGPWTSFRNNILSMPLPEANQAIENELGSLLISEQTATLLSSFKFALALASGDFLSSATSWNKTNKQRLPLALQLAGALRFKESLNNLLPDNQAEALNLHPILSALCSAGGYDIASDEAPFWVSAPKDRIKTLSQRWPMDKLLLLASWQQEFTRSPSAELARRSAYLFDDTAFGIESTLYLADQSVRANQLQLGAFYLNTLKPAALPPIQRMQWYDVRLRLELESGREDAALETFRQMSASGGPVPVMTRLRMALLYQQKRDFETAREHLLKLWDTPGLTTTLQAETLFWLGEGEQAMRNTEKALDYYLRLAWQYPQENIWALTAMYRASLIYERQGNYDTAKRLLTTVVSRADRKEQREAAKARIDAIDKKMGQTKTTDTLVYPF; translated from the coding sequence ATGAAACGATTTGCGATCATTGTTGCGGTCTTCGTCTTTAGTCTTCAGGGGATGATGACACCCTGTTTTGGACAGTCCTCCGCTTCCGGCTCTTTTGAAGGCTGGCTTGAACGCTATGGGGCCTGGGACCGGCTTGAACGCGAGTACGCCACGGAATCCGACGACTCGCCGGAGGTGATTCTCAAACGGGCCGAGGTTTACCTGAACCTCAACACCCCGTCCAAGACCCTGGAGATCATCGAAATGACGCCAGCCTTTGCCAGCAACGCAACAGAGTCCGACCGGCTCTGGCTGGGCGGTCGGGCGCACCGGGCCATGGGCGATCTGACAAAGGCCGTGCTCTGGTTCAGCCAGTCCGCCGCCATCGCTCCCGACAAGGGAGCGTCCACCCGTCGCTTCAAGACGGAACCAGGACTGGAGAGCGTCTGGATGGATGTCTGGCTCAAGCGATTCTGGACTTATCGGGCCAACTTCACCCTCGCCAGAGATGCCCAGCGTGATACCCTGCGCCGGATTCAGGAAATAGGCAGCGAGGTCTGGGGCGGCAGCTACTGGACATCTGCAGCCGCAGCCCTGAGCGCCAGCGATCAGCCCGGGCTTTCCGCCCCTGACACCGGAGCGGACACACCTAACGCGCAACCCGTGGTCAGCACTGCGGATACCGACGCCGTTGCCACGGCCCTTGCCCTGGCATCATTGGAAAAATTCGACGATGCCCGGGTCGCTGTGGCGACAGTGTCGCGCGACGAGGTCCGGGCCTTTTGGCGCATGCTCATCGATTTTCTCGAATCGGGCGATCTTCCGTCCGACATAGCTTTGTTCGATGAGAGCAACTCCCTCAAGGCCCGCGCCTTCTGGGAAGGCAATATGCTCGCCCATTTCTCGGTTTCCCGCTCCGGCTGGCTGCTGGGCAACCCCGAGTCCGGGCCGTGGACCTCTTTTCGCAACAACATCCTGTCCATGCCCTTGCCTGAAGCCAATCAGGCCATCGAAAACGAGCTTGGATCCCTGCTCATCTCCGAGCAGACAGCCACCTTGCTCTCCAGCTTCAAGTTCGCCTTGGCGCTGGCAAGCGGCGATTTCCTTTCTTCCGCAACCTCCTGGAACAAAACGAATAAGCAAAGGCTCCCCCTGGCCTTACAGCTGGCAGGGGCCTTGCGCTTCAAGGAAAGCTTGAACAATCTCCTGCCCGACAATCAGGCCGAGGCCCTCAACCTGCACCCCATCCTCTCGGCCCTGTGCAGCGCTGGCGGGTACGATATCGCCAGCGACGAGGCCCCCTTCTGGGTTTCTGCGCCCAAGGACAGGATCAAGACCTTGTCGCAGCGCTGGCCCATGGACAAGTTGCTGCTCCTGGCGAGCTGGCAGCAGGAATTCACGCGCTCCCCTTCCGCCGAATTGGCCAGACGCTCGGCCTACCTCTTTGACGATACCGCCTTTGGCATCGAGAGCACCCTATATCTGGCCGATCAGTCTGTACGGGCCAACCAGCTCCAACTGGGGGCGTTCTACCTGAACACCCTGAAGCCGGCCGCCCTGCCCCCGATCCAGCGGATGCAGTGGTACGATGTCCGGCTGCGGCTGGAACTCGAATCCGGCCGCGAAGATGCGGCCCTTGAAACCTTCCGCCAGATGAGCGCCTCTGGCGGCCCGGTGCCGGTCATGACCCGGCTGCGCATGGCCCTGCTCTATCAGCAGAAACGCGACTTCGAGACCGCCCGCGAGCATCTGCTCAAGCTGTGGGATACTCCCGGCCTGACCACCACCCTTCAGGCCGAGACCCTGTTTTGGCTCGGCGAAGGCGAACAGGCCATGCGCAACACCGAAAAGGCGCTGGACTATTACCTGCGTCTCGCCTGGCAGTATCCCCAGGAAAACATCTGGGCGCTGACGGCCATGTACCGGGCCTCGCTCATCTACGAGCGACAGGGCAACTACGACACGGCCAAGCGGCTGCTGACCACGGTGGTCAGCCGAGCCGACCGCAAGGAACAGCGCGAGGCAGCCAAGGCCCGCATCGACGCCATAGACAAGAAAATGGGCCAGACCAAGACCACGGACACGCTGGTCTACCCCTTCTAG
- a CDS encoding phosphoglycerate kinase produces MKFIDQIDIAGRKLLYRVDFNVPLDDGVITDDIRMVAAMPTLQYALEQGAAIILCAHLGKPKGKVVPELSLAPVARRTAELLGVPVELAPDCVGEETRAMAAALLPGQVMMLENLRFYPEEIGKTEEERGDFGKQLAAMADVYVNDAFGVAHRANASVVDVPKYSPICCAGFLIKRELEYLDNVLINPNRPYVCVSGGAKISTKLGILNNLLGKVDDIIVGGAMANTFLLAKGHGVGKSLVEPDLVPDALSIMERARNLGTTLHLPVDFKYAATHTATEAEGVCPATAIPDHSLVLDIGPETINNFKKVLAKARTVVWNGPMGLFETPAFAEGSMAVCRAIADLDDALTIVGGGDTDAVVHMQGVPGKFSFISTGGGSFLQFLEGKDLPAIQALKECMKK; encoded by the coding sequence ATGAAGTTTATTGACCAGATTGACATCGCTGGCAGGAAGCTGTTGTATCGGGTTGATTTCAATGTTCCCCTGGATGACGGAGTCATTACCGATGACATCCGCATGGTCGCGGCAATGCCCACGCTGCAATACGCTCTGGAGCAGGGGGCGGCCATCATCCTGTGCGCCCACTTGGGCAAACCCAAGGGCAAGGTCGTGCCCGAGCTTTCGCTTGCGCCGGTGGCCCGTCGAACCGCCGAACTGCTGGGAGTTCCTGTGGAGCTGGCGCCCGATTGCGTTGGCGAGGAGACCCGGGCCATGGCCGCGGCCCTCCTGCCCGGACAGGTCATGATGCTCGAAAACCTCCGCTTCTATCCCGAGGAGATAGGCAAGACCGAAGAGGAGCGGGGCGATTTCGGCAAGCAACTCGCCGCCATGGCCGATGTTTATGTCAACGACGCCTTTGGCGTGGCCCATCGCGCCAACGCCTCGGTGGTGGATGTGCCAAAGTATTCGCCCATCTGCTGCGCGGGTTTTCTGATCAAGCGGGAACTCGAATATCTCGACAACGTGCTGATCAACCCGAACCGCCCCTATGTCTGTGTTTCCGGCGGGGCGAAAATTTCCACCAAGCTCGGCATTCTCAACAATCTCCTGGGCAAGGTGGACGACATCATCGTCGGCGGGGCCATGGCCAACACCTTTTTGCTGGCCAAGGGCCATGGGGTAGGCAAGTCCCTGGTGGAGCCGGATCTCGTGCCCGACGCTCTCTCCATCATGGAGCGGGCCAGGAACCTTGGGACCACTCTGCACTTGCCCGTGGATTTCAAATACGCGGCCACACACACCGCCACCGAGGCCGAGGGCGTCTGTCCAGCCACGGCCATCCCCGATCATTCCCTGGTGCTGGACATCGGGCCGGAAACGATCAATAACTTCAAGAAGGTTCTCGCCAAGGCGCGAACCGTGGTCTGGAACGGTCCCATGGGCCTCTTCGAGACACCTGCCTTTGCCGAGGGTTCCATGGCCGTCTGTCGCGCCATCGCCGATCTTGACGACGCCCTGACCATCGTGGGCGGCGGCGACACCGACGCCGTGGTCCACATGCAGGGAGTTCCCGGCAAATTCAGCTTCATATCCACAGGCGGCGGCTCCTTCCTCCAGTTTTTGGAAGGCAAGGATCTTCCCGCGATCCAAGCCTTGAAGGAGTGCATGAAGAAATGA
- the secG gene encoding preprotein translocase subunit SecG, translating to METLVIVIHVLACIFLIGAVMLQSGHEGMGVIFGGGSSTMFGSSGAGGVLVKVTAGLATVFLITSMTYNVLTGNKVSDRDSIMLRGEGVVQPIVPADQQKPSVKFMDTGDEAKSE from the coding sequence GTGGAAACTTTAGTCATTGTCATACATGTTTTAGCTTGCATCTTTCTGATCGGCGCAGTAATGCTTCAGTCCGGTCACGAGGGGATGGGCGTCATCTTCGGCGGCGGCAGCAGCACCATGTTCGGCAGCAGCGGCGCAGGGGGTGTTCTCGTCAAGGTCACGGCAGGCTTGGCCACGGTTTTCCTGATCACCTCTATGACCTACAACGTCCTCACCGGCAATAAGGTGTCCGATCGCGACTCCATCATGCTCCGGGGCGAGGGAGTGGTCCAGCCGATTGTTCCGGCCGACCAGCAGAAGCCGTCCGTGAAATTCATGGACACCGGCGACGAAGCCAAGAGCGAATAG
- the tpiA gene encoding triose-phosphate isomerase — protein sequence MKKLMAANWKMYKTREEAKATAEELLKLAASSLPEDREVLVCPPFTSLGVVSEVFSGVPGFFVGGQDFYFREEGAFTGEIAPGMLLDQGAHFGLTGHSERRHVIGEGDELVGKKTAFGLASGLSVILCIGELIEERRAGRVEEVLERQLRLGLADVPNDIDPERLCVAYEPVWAIGTGEVAGPREILEAHAFVRKTMVAMFGDNANEIRILYGGSVKPSNCAEIIALDNVDGVLVGGASLQGESFSQIVLA from the coding sequence ATGAAGAAATTGATGGCTGCCAATTGGAAGATGTATAAGACCCGCGAGGAGGCCAAGGCAACTGCCGAGGAGTTGCTGAAACTTGCCGCTTCTTCGCTGCCCGAGGATCGCGAGGTGCTTGTCTGCCCGCCTTTCACGAGCCTTGGGGTCGTGTCCGAGGTCTTTTCCGGGGTTCCCGGGTTCTTTGTCGGCGGCCAGGATTTCTACTTTCGGGAAGAGGGCGCTTTTACCGGCGAGATCGCGCCGGGCATGCTGCTCGACCAGGGGGCACACTTTGGTCTGACAGGGCATTCCGAGCGTCGCCACGTCATCGGCGAGGGAGATGAACTGGTCGGCAAAAAGACTGCATTCGGCCTTGCCTCGGGCCTGAGCGTCATTTTGTGCATAGGCGAACTCATTGAGGAGCGTCGGGCCGGGCGGGTGGAGGAGGTGCTTGAGCGCCAGCTTCGCCTTGGCCTTGCGGACGTGCCGAACGACATAGACCCCGAACGGCTGTGCGTGGCCTATGAGCCTGTTTGGGCCATCGGCACCGGCGAGGTGGCAGGCCCCCGGGAAATCCTGGAGGCCCATGCCTTTGTCCGAAAAACCATGGTGGCTATGTTTGGAGATAATGCTAATGAAATCAGAATATTGTATGGTGGCAGCGTCAAACCTTCCAACTGCGCGGAAATTATTGCGCTTGACAATGTCGACGGTGTCTTGGTAGGAGGCGCGAGCTTGCAGGGTGAAAGCTTTTCGCAGATCGTTCTGGCCTGA
- a CDS encoding transcriptional regulator, producing the protein MWKFIIIGVALFLIYKLFTGDKKKQEMENKESIKQKVAAGEMVKDPVCGTYVDKDGDIRVREGEKVRVFCSYECRDRYLKQINAITVEPQTPEDEK; encoded by the coding sequence ATGTGGAAATTTATCATTATAGGCGTTGCCCTGTTTCTTATCTACAAGCTCTTCACTGGCGACAAGAAGAAGCAGGAGATGGAAAACAAGGAATCCATCAAGCAGAAGGTCGCGGCAGGAGAGATGGTCAAGGACCCTGTCTGCGGCACCTATGTAGATAAAGACGGCGACATACGCGTCAGGGAAGGGGAGAAGGTACGGGTGTTCTGCTCCTACGAGTGCCGCGACCGCTATCTCAAACAGATCAACGCCATCACCGTGGAACCACAGACGCCCGAGGACGAAAAGTGA
- the folK gene encoding 2-amino-4-hydroxy-6-hydroxymethyldihydropteridine diphosphokinase, with translation MCYVSLGSNEGNPEENLNEALARLETYGDEISLKAMSGVYLTEPQGPVKDQPWFANQVIKLEIDAEIWAAAGFLSTCTAIEAQLGRTRQIPGGPRSLDMDIIAWGDTVMSTDFLTLPHPKARKRAFVLVPLKEIAPDYVFPDGTTVDEALSAISYRQEGFKIWQTPE, from the coding sequence ATCTGCTACGTCAGCCTTGGTTCCAACGAGGGCAACCCCGAGGAAAATCTTAACGAGGCTCTGGCGCGGCTTGAGACTTATGGCGACGAGATTTCGCTCAAGGCCATGTCTGGCGTCTACCTGACCGAGCCGCAAGGCCCGGTCAAGGATCAACCTTGGTTTGCCAACCAGGTGATCAAACTTGAGATCGACGCGGAAATATGGGCTGCGGCAGGCTTCCTGTCCACCTGTACGGCCATCGAAGCGCAGCTTGGCCGAACCCGGCAGATTCCCGGCGGCCCGAGGTCCCTTGACATGGACATCATCGCCTGGGGCGATACGGTCATGAGCACGGATTTTCTGACCCTGCCGCATCCAAAGGCCCGGAAGAGGGCATTTGTACTCGTCCCCCTCAAAGAAATTGCGCCAGACTACGTCTTCCCGGACGGGACCACCGTGGATGAAGCCCTTTCCGCCATCAGCTATCGGCAGGAAGGGTTCAAAATATGGCAGACCCCTGAGTAA
- a CDS encoding LL-diaminopimelate aminotransferase — protein MSDFPLADRLSTLPPYLFAAIDKAKAQVAAKGMDIISLGIGDPDLPTPDFIIEALCRSARNPRNHQYPSYVGMNTYRQAVADWYKQRFDVDLDPDTEVVSLIGSKEGIAHFPLAFINPGDLALVATPNYPVYGIATNFAGGEVEYLPLLEENDFLVDLDAVSDATWAKAKMIFVCYPNNPTAATATRTFYERLIQKAKEFDVIVVSDAAYTEIYYNPEDKPLSILECKDAKDVCIEFHSLSKTYNMTGWRIGMAVGNPSLVAGLGKIKENCDSGIFQAVQEAGIAALRDGEPFAEQFRAIYKERRDVVSAALTKAGIKHRLPDASFYMWCNTPDGFKSSEFVTNVLMQTGVVLTPGNGFGTPGEGYFRISLTVTNEKLEEAVSRISKL, from the coding sequence ATGTCAGATTTCCCCCTCGCCGATCGGCTTTCGACCCTGCCCCCGTATCTTTTCGCTGCCATCGACAAGGCCAAGGCCCAGGTGGCCGCCAAGGGCATGGATATCATCAGCCTGGGCATCGGCGACCCCGACCTGCCAACCCCTGATTTCATCATTGAGGCGCTATGTCGGAGCGCCAGAAATCCCAGAAATCACCAATATCCATCCTATGTGGGCATGAATACCTACCGCCAGGCCGTTGCCGACTGGTACAAACAGCGCTTTGACGTGGATCTGGACCCGGACACCGAGGTGGTCAGCCTCATCGGCTCCAAAGAGGGCATAGCCCACTTCCCGCTGGCCTTCATCAATCCCGGGGATCTGGCCCTGGTGGCCACGCCCAACTATCCGGTCTACGGCATCGCCACCAACTTTGCCGGCGGAGAGGTGGAGTATCTGCCCCTGCTTGAGGAAAACGACTTCCTCGTCGATCTCGACGCCGTGAGCGATGCGACCTGGGCCAAGGCCAAGATGATATTCGTTTGCTACCCCAACAACCCGACCGCGGCCACTGCCACCCGGACATTCTACGAGCGGCTCATACAGAAGGCCAAAGAGTTCGACGTGATTGTCGTCTCCGATGCGGCATACACCGAAATTTATTACAATCCTGAAGACAAGCCCCTGTCCATCCTTGAGTGCAAGGATGCCAAGGACGTGTGCATCGAGTTCCACTCCCTCTCTAAAACGTATAACATGACCGGGTGGCGCATCGGCATGGCCGTGGGCAACCCCAGCCTCGTGGCGGGCCTTGGCAAGATCAAGGAGAACTGCGATTCCGGTATCTTCCAGGCCGTTCAAGAGGCTGGTATCGCCGCCCTCAGGGACGGGGAGCCTTTTGCCGAGCAGTTTCGAGCCATCTACAAGGAACGGCGTGACGTGGTCAGCGCTGCATTGACCAAGGCAGGCATCAAACACCGTCTTCCCGATGCCTCCTTCTACATGTGGTGCAACACTCCTGACGGCTTCAAGTCTTCGGAATTCGTAACCAATGTTCTCATGCAGACTGGCGTGGTCCTGACTCCGGGCAATGGTTTCGGCACCCCGGGCGAAGGATATTTCCGCATCTCATTGACCGTAACCAACGAAAAACTCGAGGAGGCGGTATCCAGAATATCGAAACTGTAA
- the xerD gene encoding site-specific tyrosine recombinase XerD, giving the protein MVSETKSGGNALTVHPWVDRYLEHVLIEKGLSENSLSGYSADLASLLGFLKDKSFRLEDLTERTLFLYLTHLRARGLQSRSLARHLSSLRGFFAFALDQRWYREDPGHLLENPKLPKKLPEFLSREEVSRIIALPDTLTPLGMRDRAMLELLYAAGLRVSELIGMRVLDYDAQTGLLRVFGKGAKERLVPIHYTAQEVLGRYLSATRPSFRPTSDFMFLNRSGKGLTRQGVWKLIKAYSAKAGIRRSISPHTFRHSFATHLLEGGADLRTVQLLLGHSDITATEIYTHIQAGRLKSIHQQFHPRSSM; this is encoded by the coding sequence ATGGTCAGCGAAACGAAATCCGGGGGCAACGCCCTCACCGTACATCCGTGGGTGGACAGGTATCTCGAACATGTCCTCATAGAAAAGGGCTTGTCCGAAAACAGCCTGTCCGGCTATTCGGCCGACCTCGCTTCCCTGCTCGGCTTCCTGAAAGACAAGTCGTTCCGCCTCGAAGACCTGACCGAACGCACCTTGTTTCTTTACCTGACTCATCTTCGCGCTCGGGGATTGCAGAGCCGGTCTCTGGCCCGGCATCTGTCGTCGTTGCGCGGCTTTTTTGCTTTCGCCTTGGATCAACGATGGTACAGAGAGGACCCCGGGCACCTGCTTGAGAATCCTAAGCTTCCGAAAAAGCTTCCTGAATTTCTAAGTCGTGAGGAAGTGTCGCGTATCATCGCCCTGCCTGACACCCTCACGCCGCTTGGCATGCGTGACCGGGCCATGCTGGAATTGCTCTATGCCGCTGGCTTGCGTGTCTCTGAGCTGATCGGCATGCGGGTTCTCGATTACGACGCCCAGACAGGTTTGCTCCGTGTCTTCGGCAAAGGGGCAAAGGAGCGGCTGGTTCCTATCCATTACACGGCCCAGGAGGTGCTAGGGCGGTATCTGTCCGCCACACGCCCCTCCTTTCGCCCGACATCGGATTTCATGTTTCTCAATCGCTCGGGCAAAGGGCTGACGCGCCAGGGGGTGTGGAAGCTGATCAAGGCTTACTCGGCCAAGGCGGGTATCCGGCGAAGCATCTCGCCCCACACCTTCCGTCATTCCTTTGCTACCCATCTGCTTGAAGGCGGGGCCGATCTGCGCACCGTGCAACTGCTCCTCGGCCACTCGGACATTACTGCCACGGAAATCTATACCCATATCCAAGCTGGTCGGCTCAAATCCATCCATCAGCAGTTCCATCCGCGATCTTCCATGTGA
- a CDS encoding CBS domain-containing protein has protein sequence MNAKDKIRAKTVITAHANADFDALAAMVAASKLYPGAVLIFPGSQEKSLRNFFIQSTTYLFNFKAFKDIDPDAVELLVVVDTRQRSRIPQVRPLLDRPGLRIHLYDHHPDTDDDLAAELSVVRDWGSTTAIIVDEMRRRSVVLTGEEATLLGLGIYEDTGSFGFNTTTPHDFEAAGWLKGQGMDIEVITDLLSSELSAEQVTHLGELLQNATTHDIHGVDVVITELSTDRFVPDFALLVHKLIDMENLKVVFALGRMGDRIHVVARSKHPDVSVGQICTSFGGGGHAAAASATVKDKTLAEVRDDLFALLYSQINPQIVVESLMSRPPVVIEDDKAIADAVELMTRYGLKDVPVVDAAMRCVGIVSHHTVDKALSHGLGRLGLSEYMSRKFETVPAGADLYRVMEIILGRRQRMLPVLEGETLIGVITRTDLMNMLIDEPARIPDSLLPERRRERNIGPMVGNRLPKKMLALLKTAGELGRDMGWEIYAVGGFVRDILLGRPNSDLDLVVEGDAIAYARRMADLLGGRIKAHVKFKTAVVILADGQRVDVATARLEYYEYPAAMPTVELSSIKMDLYRRDFTINALALRINPGRFGQLVDFFGAEQDMKNKVIRVLHSLSFVEDPTRILRAIRFERRFDFQIGGQTLRLIKNALSLDLFSKLSGTRILHELQLIMVEENPLACLNRMQELGILEAIHPLLKLSGERMQVLMELVKVNNWYKLLYQKPEAEPWKLHLLGLTMGIKRDQIGQITSRLRLTAREERDFILLRDQIGEALMKLMSWREDRSRLSRLCAILRPIPLEGVLFLMARSKKEHIRRNISQYLNRLRDITSDVTGDDLKTLGIRPGPAYTTILARVLDAKIDGRATSREDQLRLVERLWRTMQRRGGAQCEGT, from the coding sequence ATGAATGCAAAAGACAAAATACGCGCCAAGACCGTGATCACGGCCCATGCCAACGCGGACTTCGACGCTCTGGCCGCCATGGTCGCGGCCAGCAAGCTCTACCCTGGCGCGGTGCTCATCTTTCCCGGCAGCCAGGAGAAAAGCCTGCGTAACTTCTTTATCCAAAGCACCACCTATCTTTTTAATTTCAAGGCGTTCAAGGACATCGACCCTGATGCCGTGGAGCTTCTGGTGGTGGTGGACACGCGCCAACGCTCGCGCATCCCCCAGGTGCGCCCCCTCCTTGACAGGCCGGGGTTGCGCATCCACCTCTACGACCATCACCCGGACACTGACGACGACCTTGCGGCCGAACTGAGCGTGGTTCGGGACTGGGGTTCGACCACGGCCATCATCGTGGACGAGATGCGCAGACGCAGCGTCGTCCTGACCGGAGAGGAGGCCACCCTCCTCGGCCTTGGTATCTACGAGGACACCGGCTCCTTCGGTTTCAACACCACCACCCCGCACGATTTCGAGGCCGCTGGCTGGCTCAAGGGTCAGGGCATGGACATCGAGGTCATCACTGACCTGCTTTCGAGCGAACTGTCAGCCGAGCAGGTGACGCATCTTGGCGAGCTGCTCCAGAACGCGACCACCCACGACATCCACGGTGTGGACGTGGTCATCACCGAATTGTCCACAGACAGGTTCGTGCCCGATTTCGCCTTGTTGGTTCACAAGCTCATTGACATGGAAAATCTCAAAGTGGTCTTTGCCCTCGGCCGCATGGGCGATCGCATCCATGTCGTGGCTCGCTCAAAGCACCCGGATGTCAGCGTCGGTCAGATATGCACCTCCTTTGGCGGCGGGGGGCATGCCGCCGCCGCCTCGGCCACGGTTAAGGATAAGACTCTCGCCGAGGTGCGCGACGACCTCTTCGCCCTCCTCTACTCCCAGATCAATCCTCAGATCGTGGTGGAAAGTCTCATGTCGCGCCCTCCCGTGGTTATCGAGGACGACAAGGCCATCGCCGACGCCGTGGAACTGATGACCCGTTACGGCCTCAAGGATGTGCCTGTGGTGGACGCCGCCATGCGATGTGTCGGCATCGTATCTCACCATACGGTGGATAAAGCCCTCTCCCATGGTTTGGGTCGGCTCGGCCTAAGCGAATACATGAGCCGCAAGTTCGAAACCGTGCCTGCGGGCGCCGACCTGTACCGTGTCATGGAGATCATCCTCGGCAGACGCCAGCGAATGCTGCCTGTGCTCGAGGGCGAGACATTGATCGGGGTGATCACCAGGACAGACCTCATGAACATGCTCATCGACGAACCGGCCCGGATTCCGGATTCACTGCTGCCCGAGCGTCGCAGAGAGCGCAATATCGGTCCTATGGTCGGCAATCGGTTGCCCAAGAAGATGTTGGCCCTGCTCAAGACGGCGGGCGAACTGGGACGGGATATGGGGTGGGAGATATATGCCGTGGGCGGATTCGTGCGCGATATTCTCCTGGGGCGTCCCAACTCTGATCTCGACCTCGTGGTGGAGGGCGATGCCATCGCCTATGCCCGGCGGATGGCCGATCTGTTAGGCGGCAGGATCAAGGCCCACGTCAAGTTCAAGACCGCGGTCGTCATCCTGGCCGACGGCCAGCGTGTGGATGTGGCAACTGCCCGGCTCGAATACTATGAATACCCGGCGGCCATGCCCACGGTGGAGCTCTCGTCCATAAAAATGGACCTGTACAGGCGCGATTTCACCATCAATGCCCTGGCCCTGCGCATCAATCCGGGCCGTTTCGGACAGCTGGTGGACTTTTTCGGCGCGGAACAGGACATGAAGAACAAGGTCATCCGTGTCCTCCATTCCCTGAGCTTTGTGGAAGACCCGACCCGCATCCTGCGTGCCATCCGCTTTGAGCGACGGTTCGATTTCCAGATCGGTGGCCAGACCCTGCGCCTGATCAAGAATGCCTTAAGCCTTGATCTCTTCAGCAAGCTCTCGGGCACACGCATCCTGCACGAATTGCAGCTGATCATGGTCGAGGAGAATCCCCTGGCCTGCTTGAACCGCATGCAGGAGCTGGGCATTCTTGAGGCCATCCACCCTTTGCTCAAGCTTTCTGGCGAGCGTATGCAGGTGCTCATGGAACTGGTCAAGGTCAACAATTGGTACAAGCTCCTCTACCAGAAGCCCGAGGCCGAGCCCTGGAAGCTCCATCTGTTGGGTCTGACCATGGGCATCAAGCGCGATCAGATAGGCCAGATCACCTCAAGGTTGCGCCTCACCGCCAGAGAGGAACGCGATTTCATTCTTCTGCGCGACCAGATAGGAGAAGCCCTCATGAAACTCATGAGTTGGCGCGAGGACCGCTCCAGGTTGAGCCGGTTGTGCGCCATTCTCAGGCCAATTCCGCTGGAGGGAGTGCTCTTCCTCATGGCCCGCAGTAAAAAGGAACACATTCGTCGTAATATCTCTCAATACCTGAATAGGTTGCGCGACATAACCAGTGATGTCACCGGGGATGATCTCAAAACGCTGGGTATCCGGCCCGGCCCTGCCTACACCACGATTCTCGCCCGTGTGCTGGACGCCAAAATCGATGGCCGGGCCACCTCGCGGGAAGACCAGCTGCGTCTGGTCGAAAGGCTGTGGCGGACCATGCAGCGTCGTGGCGGAGCCCAGTGCGAGGGGACGTGA